Part of the Anopheles gambiae chromosome 3, idAnoGambNW_F1_1, whole genome shotgun sequence genome is shown below.
GGCGGAGGTCTCGAGCATTGGTAGCAGATGTAATCGCAGATCCACTTAACAGCTCGTTTGCATTCCAGAACATCTGAGGAATTAGTTGGAGTTAGTGCTAATTAGTGTAAAGTGCTAGTAGATTTGGGTATGGTGTTGCAATAAACGTACCAGAGTCTTTTACACGCATGCCTGCCAATCCCGTAAGCAGCTCCAGCGCTGCCAGCGATACGTTTAGGTCCGTTTTCCACGACGAAATCAGTCGATGACATACTAAGTAGGTCGCTCGCACAAACAACGCATGGGCGCTATCTGCGAGGGAAAGGGGAAAGGTATTATGATACAAATATTTGTGGCCAGCTTGGTAATCTACTTCGAGAGGTTAATGCGGGACACTCTATATAGGATTCTCACTAGCTACGGTTGTGTGCTGAGTCGCAACAAGTGCACTTTGAATAGGTGATCGATAGCAGCAAAGGTGTTACGAATACGAAAAgttgaaaacaaaagaaaacagatTGTTGGGATAGTGTAGTATACCATAGCAAGGAAGCTAATGATAAACGAGCAAGTGTGTTGAGGGAACGGGAAAGGGAGaacaagcaaaagaaaaaactaaCTAATTACCATAAATTGCAGATGAACTCAATTCTAACTCATGAATAATGTCGGATGAGAAATCATCAAAAGCCGGCAAACTAGAAGGTTCATTGCTAAGTGTTGCGGTACTGTGTCCACCGATGCTGGAATTGGCGCTGTTCATGGAGTAGGCACTCTTCTCGGAGCAGGCTAGCGGTGAGGGGCGTGGTGGTAAAGGTGCGGTGAATGATGCGATAAAATGGTGCGATGACAAatgtttcgttcgttcgttcgttcggttgaTCGTTCGCAAAAGGATATGTTTTTGCGAAAAGCAATAATATATCAGATCAGAAGTTGAGATCAGTCAAACGAAACATTgaaatcagtaaaaaaaaagaaaatacaagAATTATATATAATCAAAGCGGCAAATGCTGCGGTGAAATTCGTCGAGCGGTGATATGAAAGAAGAGAAACAACACAGTCAATAGGGTTCGGAAATCGGCCCGCGGAACGCTTACCCGAGCTGAGCAGATTGGAGGTTTCGGCAGTCGGATGTAGTGAATGTAGCGCTTCAGCGGAACCATTCTCCGTCTCCTCAAACGTTACCGAGTCCTGGACGCACAGGTGCAATCCACCGAGCAGCATGTGCGTGTTTTGAGGGTCCGTTTCCACTTGCAACGCATTCATGAGTATGTTGATAAGGCGTGGTTTAAGATGAAGGAACGTAATGCTTCTACAAAAGGAGTTATGCATCAAATATAATCGTTTCGCTGCACCAGATCGATCACCGAACTGAACTTACCGATCGTTCGGTCCACCCATAATGTCGCGTATTGGGAGCGTCTGGAAGTGTAGCGGAAGGGCCAGCATGGAGAGCAGTATGTTGATCGCCGCCCGTCGCAGCTCGGTTTTGTTGATGAGCACGTTTTGCGACCGCATGCGCAGATCCTTCTCGGGCAAAATCAGCTCCAGCGCGCTAATGAACGACGGCAACAGCACCTGTATGCCTTCCAGATCGATGCGAAACAGGTCGGACGAGTTGTACAATATGCTGGCGAGCGTTTCCATACACTCCCGGCTATCGTTCGTCTTGAGCCCCTGGTGCAGTGCCATATAGAAGCGGGCCAGGTATACGGGCAGAATTTCTTCGCCCGTTTTCTTCGCACAGAAGATGCGGCACAGTGCGCCCAGGGCTTCTGCCTTGCCCGACTCATACTTGTCGATCGTAAGCCCGGGCGAAACGTCGTTCACCTCGGACAGGGAAGGTGGCTGCGATAAACTGCCCTTGCGATTGTCCATAATCATGGAGGAAGGGCGCCGTTTCGCTTCAGCCGCTCGCTCtaaaaatggttcaaaatgGCATGAGTTCGACGATTTTAATGCAACAGCGAAGAACTCTTACTTTTGGTGTTTTGCATCCACGTGTCACCGCCGATGTGCGCTGCATCGAACAGCCATTCGCCGAAGAGATGCAAGATGCTGTTACACCTAGGACGGTTTGCCGCTAAAGGATATCGGTTTTCCTGGCATAACGACAGCATCGCTGATGGAGAGAACGAAAAAAGCGGACGCGATTGTTGAATCTGATAGTGGCCGGCCCCGGGGCAGCGTAACTTACACGAAAATCCCGTCGAAGGTAGAGAAGCCGATTGTGGTACATTGTTCGGATGGCTAGATGACGTGCTGCGGCTGCTAGTAAGCCCACTGAACGATCCTTTCGTAAATCCTGTCAAACACATGGACCGAAAGGGGTAACATTAGTCGTTGCGAATGATTTGCAATAGgataagaatgaaaaatgtgttttcgaGACATTGAACAGTGCGATGAAACCGGTTACGCGAAAAATCGCTACTCTACAGCATGAGCATGTTCGAACATGGAGCATAACGGCTATATGGCTGGTTAAACATGGTGCGCTACAGCAAATTATGATTGTACAACGAACGCTATCGAAATTGGGAATCGGGAAAATCggtgaaaaatgaataaatattagAAACTTTTGAACTCATAGCGTACAGAGCAGCCTAGAGATTAAACgactacacaaacacaagacacacacacattccgggacgaaaacaagcaaaacgaaATTCCACGCACCCTTCGCCTGCGCCATCGATATGACCGCATGTGCTGATGGTAGCGATGGGGCGACACTGAAGCTCTTCGCCAGGCGGCGCTGCAGCGGGGGAGTTGGAGAATTGGACCCGCCGTTCGTGTCGGCGATCAGTAATGCCGCCTTGCTATTGCAAAATCCCAAACTTTCGGCTATTATTTTGCGCGCgattgtgtgtgcatgtgtgtgtttggcaaGAATGCGTCGGATGATGAGCGTAGTTTGGCAGTTGGTAAGAATGAGTTAAATTTAGTTAGTACACACAGCCAACAGTTAACGAACGTGGtgagggtttgttttgtttttgctgacCTGCGGTTGATGTATCGTACGAAAAACCAAATCCCACATTGCCACCATTCGCAGCTCCGGCGCTTCCAGCACTcgaactactactactacaacctATAATACTAACATTGTTTATGCAACCGCTACCTCCACCGCTAGAGACTACACCCGGTGCCGATCCCGTCGGACCGGTGCCAGCGGCGGCGTTGCTGCCCACTACGCCCAGTGCGGCTCCGAGACCAAGTCCCCCGAGCCCTCCACTGGCACGCAGTACGCTCGGTTTGATCTCGCCTCCGGAGTGTCTAAAGCTAATGACGGATCCACTACTCGAATGcattccaccaccaacaccaccaccaccgtttgcATTGTTTGTGAATGTAAGCTGACTGATGCTCTCGAGGAGATTGCTCTCGTCCATTCTATACTGCGCTATGCCTTATGAAAATGGACAGAATTGTCACGTGAAACAATCAAAAGTCGGAACGGAACGCTGCAACAGCACCTACCAAGGAAAGCGTCAACCAGTCCGGCAATTCCCTTCATGGTTTTGAGGAAAATTTGCGGCAGACTCAGCAAACAGGGATGATGCTGTGGTTCGATACCGTCCGCATTCAGTAGCACCGCCTGGATGAATTGTGGTGTGCGGCTGATCACCTGCGGACAGCACAGATCCGTTGGCGCACCGAGGATCTTCAGGAAGCGTATCCAAGCTTGGGCAATTCCATCGTTGGTCATACCGTCCGGTACAAGATGTACGTCCTCATCGGCTACAACGAAAACAAGCAGCGTTAGCAGGTCAGGTGGTAGTAGAACAGCCCTTTAAGGCATGACTTACCGATTTTCATTTCCGGAAAAGCTGGCCCGTACGTAAACTCGAGCAGTTTCGCCGTTAGCACCAGATTTACTCGATTCCACTGCTCCACCAGCGCGATGCGGTGACGCCAGGCGGCGCATGATTCCTGAAACGTTTTCCACAACGATGGCGATGGGAAGCATCTGCTGCACGCCAGCAGCCACACCTCGAACAGCACGCTCAGCACACGCTCGCAAAGCTGATCGCCTACGTCGTCCTTCACGATCGGTGGTGCGAGCAGAATCTCGTTGATGGCCAGCAGGAACAGCAGCAATGCTTCCCACGTTTCTACCGTCAGAATTTGCGAGTTTTGTGCCGTGTCTTGTAGCGTGCGTAGTACACGATGGCAAAGCACCGCCTGCCGATTGATCGTATCCGTACCTGTAAAAGGGTAGCGCAAAGGGGGTCGATTAGTAAAGCACATTCCGCCCGAGGAAGCAAGCAGCAAAAGAATAACAAAGTAGAAAAGCGGTCACCTAGTTCCTCTTCGTAAATGAAAGGCCAGACTTGAAACGAAGAAAGATTGGAAAATCAGTGCATGGAGTTAGTTAGTGCCAATTTGAGTGCGGATAGATAGGGCTACAGGAATCACACGTGTGCACACACATTAGACAAActatgtaaaaaaaaggttaaatcGGTGCAAACTATACACcgttgcatacacacgcacacgtacactcacacaatgAAACACGTGTGAGAATGCatgcattgttgttgttgttggtgcattCGAACACTGGCCCCCCAAGTGGGCCACACACTCTTTCAATCCGTACCTTCTCCAGGGCGGGGCACAAAGAGATTGTACAaatgtttgattattttccGAACGTAAGTGTTCGGATCGTCGATTATTGGCCGGGGCACACTGAGCTTGGTCTGGGGCAGCACGGCACTGATCCATTCGCAGTAGATGTTCACACCGTCCTTAATGATGTCGTGTTCCGACAGCGGCAGCGACAACCCATGACAAATTACATCCATGCACCATTGCACCTGTGTGAAATAGAATGTGCGGTGAGTGGTGAGTGAGTGAAgaacccctccccctccctcctctTCAACGCTCTAGCGGGATACGCACCTCCTGGTCGGTGTGAAGATTGCTCGGTTCTGCATTGTTGGTGATACCCAAGGTGCTGGCAAGCTGCTTGATCACAACAGCTGCTACATCACGACCCCCGACCGTGCTGAACTTGCCGAGCACGCTCTGCGTCTGGgcgttgttgatgttttccGCAATTACCGGATAGAGTGAGGCCCACTCGGAATACATTATAACTCAATTAAATTGCCATTTACCACGGGATCCGTAATCGGGCAAAGGTgcgaaacacaacaacacaaactgAGATTTGCTTTCGTCAGCGAAAgatgttgctttgttttgacAGGCAGGTGGCATATGTATGCAGGGATCGTCAACGCGCGGTGAAAGCGGGCGTGCGATATTATTGCGATGTTTTTTAGGAGCTTTTTTAAATGGGTTCGATGTTTTTCCTCTGCGGAATTGCACGTGGGGGGTTGTTGTGAATAAaacgtgattttttttttattttgggagGATCGACCGGATTTATAATAGTTTTTGAGCTATTTTCGTCATACATAGCTTAAAAGGttaaaaaacatataaatataATGTGAAACATTAAAATGAACGCAGATCAAACAAAAGATTAAGCCCTGGATGGGTAACGAAACACGTGTTTCGAAATCTAAACAAGCACTATGAAAGATAATAGGATTTCGCTTATCAACATGATGTACACTGGCCTGTTGAGGTGATAGATAGCAAGAGTGTGTCATCATGAATCCATTCAGCTCGAAACACGGCGACAGCCATTCCAGTTATCCCTTTGTTCGGTGTTGAAACTCACACTTTCATCAGTTATCATACTACACTAACATGTACTTGTATCATGTAAAACATACCACAGctcatttcgttttttttcttccgtcCGGCACTACTATTACTGCTAAACGTAGTCTTTTTGAGAAACGAATGAACCTAGTAAAGCTTTCATATTATTGGTTACAGCTGGATCGGGTGTGATCATCAGTGGGGTGGTCGTtatactgctgctactacacTGCTTGCTAACAACTAGGACAAAATTAAATATACTTTACgtagaaaaacaaattcactAGCATAATAAACGCAATACAAGATACAATTACGGGGCCACCGGTTGcctgcgcgcgcgcactcacacacccaaGTGGGGCTTTTCCGGCTGTTCGCTCCAAGCAAAGGGCGCAAAGCGGCGTTCTAGTTATGTGAGTAACTAATGGTGTGTTTTTGCATATTGCGTTACTAGTCGTCCTTCTTATCCGTGGCCGTCTTATTGGCTCCCTTGCGCTTGGGGGAAGACTTTttgttcttccttttctttgcaTTGGGCGAGGCAGGTTGACTACCGGCAGCTTCTTCCGGCTGTTCGTCGCCACTGCTGGCGATCGGCTCCGGCAAAGCGGTCGCTGGTGTCGTTCCTTCATCCTTGGACTCCAGCATTTCGGCCGAGAATCCAAACTCATTCACGCGCTTCGAATCAACCTTGTAGATCCAGCGTTGGTAAAGGAAGATGAAAAACACGATATCTACCAAGAGAGAAAAGGGATTACGTTTTAACGATAAATTGGAATGATGGAAGGTTTGTTTCGCATTTGCCAAGTCTACCTACCGTCACGGAAGCAGCCGATTCGGTACATCATCGGCATTTTGATGACGAACGCAAAGATGTCATCGATGAAGGTGTTGAGGAATTTGTAGGTCAACATTCGCCACGGCAGATGTGCGACCGACTTTAGCTTGTAGTTGATAAACAGCTGCGGGGTCATCATGATGAAGCCAAACGTGAGCAGGTATCCGTACAGCATGTTCAGCACAAACGAATACCATCCCTTATGCTCCTGATACAGGACGCTGTACACGCTGTACGCCACCAGCAGCGGGAAACACACCCATCCGAGATACTTAAATGCCAGATTATCGTAATGCCTCGTGCTCGACTCAACGTACGATCCCTTGTCGGTGAAGGTGATGCGCGGGAGAAATCCGAGCACACGGTTCTCCTTGGTCACGTTTATATTGACCACCTTCTGGATTTTCCACACCTCAATGCCGAGTCCCATGAAGCAGCTGATCTTAATCATAAAGTTGGTCTCATTGTCCAGCACGTACAGCAGCACGATCAGCGATTGGAAGACGCCGAAGAACACCGAGCGAACGGAAAGGCCCTCCAGCGATTTGCGGTTGTTCCAGAACTGGATATCATTCTTAAATGCCAGCAGCTCGAACACACTGTGCAGAAGCGTCACCACGATCGTGACGCCCAACAGGTACGGGTTCGTGTCGAGCAGCGCTTCCTTCAGCGAGTCCTGGTCCTCGTCCGTCTCGGAGCCGCCCGACAGCGCCTCCGTGAACATGTTGTTGGCCCATTTGTTGCGCATCGCTTGAGCGGCGTACAGCTGCCACTTGAAGAGCGATAGCGGCTGGTAGGACAGGTTCAGGTCCAGCACCGGTGTGGTGCGATTAATCGGCTGATAGTCCCGCATCATGTTCCAGTAGTCGTTGTAGAACACGATCGGCAGGTAGGTCTGTCCGCCTGGGAGAAATTTGATGTACTCATCCAGGGGCGGCGGCACCGTACCCTTCACCCAGTTCGTTTGATCCGTCACCAGGTTGATGGTCAGGTTCGGATGCCAGTGCGCCAGGATCTTATCGTCCACCAGTGCATCTTCTAGCTCTTTTTCGAACTTTTCCTTCTCGCCCGCCAGCAAGTTGTGCGTTTTGGTGCGCTTTATCCGCTTGTATTTGCTCAGCATTGCTCTCGCGTGGCCCATGTTTTTGCCGGCGAAATCTTCCCCGGCTGCCGGATTCGGGCTGAGGCCCGTCTTCGTCACGTAGGTATGCAGGTATATCGATCCATTGTTCATCAGCTGCTCGGAAGCTTTGATTTGAGTATTGAGCGTAAATATGCCGTCACCATCGCGGCCTCCGTACCAATCGCCGTAAATTAGCCCTTCCTGTAGCCAAACTAAGCTACTTGGATTGTTAAAGTCCACGTCGTACTGATCTTCGGAGATGTACACGTGCAAATCGAAAACGGTGCCATTCTCGAACAGATTCCAGGCGTTTATCTTCGACTTGCTCGCGGCGGCCTGCTGGTTCACCCCGGCGTCTGGGGCGGGACGGCGGAAGAATGAtgatatgaaataaataatcaatgcACGAATGATCAGCGACTTGGTGATGGCGAAGAACGATTCAGCGCGcgacggttgctgctgctgcagctgtgcTCCGGGCTGTCCTTGAACGGCGACACCCTGATGTAGGGAGAAAGGGGGGAGGAGTGAAATTTTCATCCAATATTCTTAACTTAATAATTACACCAACTTACATCAGCATCGGCCTGGTCGGTAGGTGCGAGAGGCTCGCTTTCTGCCGTAGAGTTGCCATTATCGTCGTTCGGCATTCTGTGTGGTTGTTTCACTTATCACTTGACTAGTCCTTAATTAGTAGTTGCAAGAAAACGATTCACTGTGACAACAGTTCGCTCATTACGCGGCCAATGGTTCTGGCCACTTGTTGTCGAGCACGAGTCTCGGAAGAAAATCACGGGCAAACTATCGGAGCCAGCTTCcgatataaaaatataaaaaagccCTTAATTGAAGTTCGCTCGTGACCCGCTAGGgaaaaaaatagcacaactGTCATGTTGACATTGTAGTGACGTGGTGATATGCTGGAGAAGGAGAAGGTTGCCTCATGTTCGTTAGCCGACGCACACCATATTTCATAGaaatgtatggaaattatTCAGgagcaaggataatgtatttagaaggttgatttttatcgcttttgctgggcgacattgtgggggacatctgtcactctctgcatacaaatttcattaccccgcaccagccctccccgatttttataccggagccccaggaagagaaatgtcaagtcgagaaatgtcattttgctctgaacaacttcaccttgtcatttataacaccttgttCAGGAGAATTGCTTCCAACTAAACAGCACATTTTTAAGGAGAGAGAGCAAGCATATCGGTTATTTTATTTGAGTCGCATCAGAAGTTCACAGAGTTTTTATTTGAGGACTCCTTTTGTGCGGACAGTTACCATTGTACCATTTTCTActgtaatatattttttgttatcaaTTCACCATAAgcgaaatcttttttttttaataataatccataaaaaatattaaatcagTGATTAAAACTTAATTTATATTTCAGAAGCGCAGTTAATTGTCAAACTCGTTTTTGCGTTGGCACGTACAGTGTCAATAGTTGTACATGATCTGACCTGGTGTTTTGGTGTTTGTCGTTGTCAAAACTTCctgtcgtttttcttttcctgtcAAAGTGTACCAGCGAACAGACACGTTGGGTGAGTTTGCGTCGATTTTAGCGTAATTCAATGGaataaatgattttaaagTTGCATGCACTTGTCTCGAATTGTGCTAAACGTGAAATTACATCGTGATAGTGGTTTTTGTGATTTACAAACCCCCCATATCCGTTGTATTTCGTGCGACAGCGAGGCACAAGCTCTGGTGTGAACATAACCTCGAATGTCAAACTAAAGTTGTTCGTTCTCCTCCTCTTGTGGTTTACAGAAACATGCAGATTTTCGTGAAAACACTCACCGGCAAGACCATCACACTTGAGGTCGAGCCTTCGGACACGATCGAGAATGTGAAGGCAAAGATCCAGGACAAGGAAGGCATTCCCCCAGATCAGCAGCGTCTGATCTTCGCCGGCAAGCAGCTGGAGGATGGTCGCACTCTCTCCGACTACAACATTCAGAAGGAATCGACCCTTCATCTGGTGCTGCGACTCCGTGGTGGTAAGTATTTGCACACGAGATTGCTGCTGGGCACGGAAATGGCACGCTCTAAACTGCTAAACTGCTGTTTCTCTTCTCGTTCAGGTATCATTGAGCCGTCTCTGCGTATCTTGGCTCAAAAGTACAACTGCGACAAGATGATTTGCCGCAAGTGCTACGCACGCCTGCACCCGAGAGCGACCAACTGCCGCAAGAAGAAGTGTGGCCACACCAACAACCTGCGCCCGAAGAAGAAGCTGAAGTAGACGGTTACATTCATTCAACGCGATTGTGCTTGTTTCCTTCATTACTCTAGCGGAGTGAAGCGTTGTGGAACTATGTACATGTTTGGACCATCAGTGgaaaggaataaaaacacCGAGAGGTTCAAAACGTAACGTCgtgtaatgatgatgatgttgtgtTCTGTGCGGTAGATTTACCGGACCGCTGGATGGCACCAATGTGTCCCAAAGATCATCTGTAACAAATGCCCAACGATATATGATGACAATTTGTAGAACTATTTATCACTCTTAACGGTCGAATTGGAAGCAGGAGAACTATTGTTCTGACAGGTGGCTCTTTTTGCAGTACAGAATGCACCACTCGTCCCAGGCATACAACCACCCGATTGGGTCCGCACCAGCTGCGGTAGGGATTAGGCTatattgatgaaaaacaacaaaaggcATCGAGCGTTACGGGTCCCATATCTTGCACGGCACCAAAACCGGTTCAGCGCCCCGTTTGAGTGGCCGCATAACATCAAGTGAGTGCTTCAAGAAACGAGTTATCATTCTGTTCTGGGTAAATCGGATGCTGCGCGAGTAAGAAGCATAGCTAGAAATGGGCTCGTAATTTAAAAGCAGCTCACTTTAACGGGAATGTCCACTTTACCATGCGCGGTGCACCTTTCTGTAACGACAGTgtagtgttttgtttaaatcgCTCATTCCTTAGCAGGCAATGTAATTGTAGCAAGATGCTGGATTCAAATGTTGCTGGAAATGGTAAGCAATAGCCTTCTCTTTCTACAACGctgcgagagcgagagaaagagatgatTTGTGTTGTTCATTCCTTCATTCCAGTCCGTGGTTCTGGTTTGACTTCAACGTTCCCTGTGCAGTTTGTGCAGGGTTCGTGATCGAGATCAGTCAGCGATTGGCGTTGAGACAGCAATCGTCCAAATTCTTCCCTTCCTGCGAGAAGTGCTTGTAAGTTAAGAAACCTGTACCAAATACCATCTAAGCTTCATAATACACTTGAGCACATTTTTGTAGCAGTTGAGGCCGTTTATGTTACTTCAAAATATCATGCGCCGCGGGGTACACTCGTGTTTTCCGCACAGCAGTGTGTTTTTAGCCAAAGCAGAACGaaacgtttgtttgtgtgggttTGCAAAGGTGCGCATCATGTTGCTTGGTTGAACGAGCAACATAacaacgagcagcagcagcatagcaTTCTCAAGCAGAGCATGGTAGTgtgcatggtggtggtggcgatgtTTGGCTTCATTCTCGCTCTCGCCGTTTCTCACCGTTGCTCATCAGCAGCTCCCGCGCGgggttcttcttttttcggtTGTTCGCAACAGCTCAACataccgagagagagaggagaatgGGCAAAGAAGCCGTCGTTTGTGAGAAAGAGCGTTTGTGTAGGGCCACACAAAAAATCGATACTAGCGTATGCCCATTGCTCTTCTGCTGACTCCACGCATCACACATTTTTCAGAAGATCTTCGAAGTAGGCTGAGCACGGTATGCTTAGAGCTCCGCGGTGCTAGGGATCTGGTAGTTTTCATCAACCGTGGTGTGCTGCCTGACCTGTAAGTGCTTTGTTCAAgtgcctgcgtgtgtgtgttggtgtattCTGGGAAAAGAATTCACATTTTCACGGCAATCGTTCGTTTCGTAGAGTGGCCGTTTTTTTCGGGGAAGCAGAAATGTTACAAGTTTTGCTGCATGTAAAATACAGCACCACTCCCGGAGCAATGGATTGTGAAAACGAGATGGCAGGAGCAatggatagagagagagagagagagcaggagTGAATGAGAGAGCACGATAAAGCGAGAAGGAAgatgcgtgtgtatgtatgcgcTGGGAACTGGCCTGGCTTCTGCGGGTCAAACGGCGGTGTGGGCTGTGTGTTATATTCTGACTGTGGAAACGCTGGAAAAGCTCGCCAtcggtgtgtgtctgtgtgttgagATTTTAGCACTGGTTTGCGGTCACCCGAAACCTGATTGAGTGCGGAGAAAAATAAGGTGTGACGCGATCGCCTGCCCTTACTCACGGAGGGAGGGGAAAGGATGTGataggcggcggcggcggtggcggcacacacacggtggccAAAAAGTGGAAATTCCTATTCTTGTTGCgtcgtttttttctcattctttTTGGCGTGCAATTTCGTTGCAGGTGTAATTGATCCGACAAAGGATTACTATTGTGCTCACAGCGCAGTGTGCGGCGTGAATTCGTGAAAAGGCACGGCGATTTTTATCCGCGGTAATCTGTTATCTGCATTCCATTTTTAccacgtgtttgtgtgtgtgattcgagaaaaaaggagaaaaacagAGGAAATCAtcagtgagcgtgtgtgtgagcgtgtgtgtatgtgtgagtggtATTATGCAAATGTTGGCGTGTGGAAAAGGTGTGTAGCACTTTCCGTTAAATGTCAAAGGTGGCGCTTGTAAAACTAGGTGAAAATCGCATAAAGAAAGGATCAAATTTTATCGAGCGCACCTGAGTGGAAGGTGCCTTGAAGCATTGCATTGTTCGGGTGTGACGTACTGAAAAAAACGTATCGtgacatacaaacacacgcacgcacgcacgtgtACCTGTGCCGTTAGAAGCTGGGGAATTTTCATCTCCATCCAACCCCCCGCGTACCGAGTGTGTGACAGCAAGTAATCGCAGCATACCGCAGAATGGATTATTGATTGAAGCTCACTACAGCAAGAACACATTCATATCGCGGTAAGTAAACCCGAATTTAACCATCATGTTGCTGGTATACCGTGTTTCGGTATGCGCAAACGGAGATCCTTCTCTCCCCCGGGCACCATGGTGGAAAAGGGGTGGAGAGGGTCACCGAAAATAATGGTCCCCGTATTTTGGGGCTGTGGTTACTTTGGCGCGGTTACGGTTACGCTGCAGCAAAAATACGCAGTCAGCAGTCATCCTAGGCCTACTATGGTACGGgccccggctgctgctgtttgagGTCACATGTTGTTCGAGATGGCAGGATGTTGTTAGTGCATGTTTTATGGCTTCCTGCGAATAGTGGCAGTGTATGTGGCTCTCAGTTTACAACAGCAGTGGCGCTTTCCACGCGCAGCCCCATCGTGCAGTTGTCCACAGGAGAAGCTtagaagaaaaccaaaaaaaaaagtaggcTAACCCAAACTCCCTTTTTTGGGGGATGTCTTTCTTTTCGCCCTATTCAAAAAGGGCTGCCCTTCTGGTCGGCCGCCACCCCCCTTTGCTGCGGTTGGTGATGGCAAATTTCCTGTTTTCGGTGTTTTGCGTATTTTTCCCCTTCAATGGATTGCACCTCGTGGAACACCACCCCACTCCGCAAGCAAGTGCAGTTGGTGTTAACTTGCCACTATGTGCTGCTCTTCTTCTTGCCCATTACACGTATCGAAACCTGGAACCGTTGTGTCAAAGCAATGCGCGCCGTAGACAGGGGCTGGAATGTTTCACCCTGCTGCGCACCAGAGGGTTGGAAAGGGGAGGAAAGTCGCACTTTGAGAACGCACGGGCTCATAGGGCCGAAATAAAGAAGGAAGCGaacgacaaaaa
Proteins encoded:
- the LOC1278030 gene encoding ral GTPase-activating protein subunit beta isoform X7 is translated as MYSEWASLYPVIAENINNAQTQSVLGKFSTVGGRDVAAVVIKQLASTLGITNNAEPSNLHTDQEVQWCMDVICHGLSLPLSEHDIIKDGVNIYCEWISAVLPQTKLSVPRPIIDDPNTYVRKIIKHLYNLFVPRPGEGTDTINRQAVLCHRVLRTLQDTAQNSQILTVETWEALLLFLLAINEILLAPPIVKDDVGDQLCERVLSVLFEVWLLACSRCFPSPSLWKTFQESCAAWRHRIALVEQWNRVNLVLTAKLLEFTYGPAFPEMKIADEDVHLVPDGMTNDGIAQAWIRFLKILGAPTDLCCPQVISRTPQFIQAVLLNADGIEPQHHPCLLSLPQIFLKTMKGIAGLVDAFLGIAQYRMDESNLLESISQLTFTNNANGGGGVGGGMHSSSGSVISFRHSGGEIKPSVLRASGGLGGLGLGAALGVVGSNAAAGTGPTGSAPGVVSSGGGSGCINNVSIIGCSSSSSSAGSAGAANGGNVGFGFSYDTSTAAESLGFCNSKAALLIADTNGGSNSPTPPLQRRLAKSFSVAPSLPSAHAVISMAQAKGFTKGSFSGLTSSRSTSSSHPNNVPQSASLPSTGFSSMLSLCQENRYPLAANRPRCNSILHLFGEWLFDAAHIGGDTWMQNTKKRAAEAKRRPSSMIMDNRKGSLSQPPSLSEVNDVSPGLTIDKYESGKAEALGALCRIFCAKKTGEEILPVYLARFYMALHQGLKTNDSRECMETLASILYNSSDLFRIDLEGIQVLLPSFISALELILPEKDLRMRSQNVLINKTELRRAAINILLSMLALPLHFQTLPIRDIMGGPNDRSITFLHLKPRLINILMNALQVETDPQNTHMLLGGLHLCVQDSVTFEETENGSAEALHSLHPTAETSNLLSSDSAHALFVRATYLVCHRLISSWKTDLNVSLAALELLTGLAGMRVKDSDVLECKRAVKWICDYICYQCSRPPPAHIKDLHSTIVAAFQCTSAWLMNHPYLLQDKECLTIVLEVVELGISGSKSVGKPGEPVKYKDEKELKPASMRVRDAAENMLTMILEQIDYFPNECGKQSLSSLLDEVVLAKHSNTSGEYVGELPQEQAIKKFKYFVTENSTVLALFEEPLGNDQDPQPTVTILIRGPFGRHAWTMQLRHLSRSKSGTKYHAPNPGRPVPMNDIMMRQEMEYKYFPDSVDRIPPCVVDYSIPTLDSAEQKIGNQSTKQLARLVEQQVGYEKLSWAETECSVDGLGHAQEASPPSVCHEFQAARLFLSHFGFLTIGQNNASGQKLDGSAPLLTTLDTSKPEFCQDLRMLDKMSPRSCDTIHVFYVKAGQSTEAEIIGNMDPENLSSIEPHFWRMLYTIGWPVAVQEHAGWTGFIGSSWKIPRDNKPCAQQGEQKTGSPEEWNLNGEKTVLYWADVSSEMAIVVPNRNNKVDITTGEDTGAGDGSSCASTTYERSVSEIQPRSSSVSTNQPRQYSLDSESARYGSMSKSADPIPPVRRRTGATKPSTLYTAPSAKILLVWLESYEDHLTFPIDGLLPYTRAGYSTQHGTVASIPSSECFIIYLHALSSSLLRVKLQGPVGRMNFAIPLIDGMVVSKRVIGSLIRQTACNMAKRKRLDNDSYQPPHVRRRIKIQEMMQRYKKDLTEPEMLADLFKSSI